ttcatttttatagttttagttcataaaagtgcattacatttaggtttaaactcatgcattttgtatattttcgggatttttcatgatgcaattccattCACACGCTTTTAGGATATTTCAGGGACTTATGAAGGTTGGATCTTGTTGGAGGAAGTTATCAAGAGTTGGAGACAAAGTTGTAGAAGTTTTGGAGCTTTGaagagagagaatgaagaaatgaagaatttggcttcacaggagtttacacggccgtgtaaatgtatACCTataatttacacgggccgtgtaaacgtatatGCAAGGACATTCTACTTCGAAGACCTGGAAGAATTAAGCATTCTACTTTTCTTGTTTACACGTCCGTGTAAATGGAACCCTTtggtttacacgggccgtgtaaacgtctcgGCAGTTTTTAAAGTGGTTTTGTCTTCTTATAATTCAGACAATCAGTTTTGATGAGAGTTAGGTCGGATTTTGGGAGGAGAAGAGACGATTTTCAGAGCCTTTACAAGTAGATTAACACTTGGAAAACACTTTAATTTCTTTTTGTAAGTCAATTTGAAGTTTAAACTTGTTTGATTTGTAGTCCAACCTAGATATGTGTGGTTGATTTTATTATCATTTCCGAATCTGGATTCTTAAGTATGTGTTGTTAGGCTATGACTTGAATTTGACTTGTGTTTAAcatctagtaatctttgatttgatcttaatcatgtgtttggttagttctctttttcacttgatcaatgaacTAGGGTTCTAttcaatctagttaatcaaatcatgaaattcgtatatgttttatgatttgatgttagtaacaCTCACTTACTTGGttgtaattagatcaaaattagtgcAATCAAAGATTAAATGTTTATATTCCCAAGCTTAAGAGGAATGTTAAACATTGTTGGTAATTAGTGCAAGAACCTAATGTCATTTAATGATTTAATGCAAGAACTTATTTGGGttgaatcaattaaatgaagttttatttaaagagcttattttgaataaaatacttttgccaatttggatattagagtttattaatatccaacttaccaacctagattgaacatgagttataatcatattacatctttcaacataatacatatataagagtCAGAATCGGAAATGTACTTCTTTTACTGCGTTTGTTTTCAATCTTTCTTATTTATGAAGTTTAATTCAAGTTTAAATACAAACCCCCATTTTAATATTACTTGTATTATGTGTGAAAATATGGCAAGATAAAAAGTCCTGTATCTTTGTGGACCGACCCTGCTTACTCTGTACTATCTTTAGTATTAGAAATAGCAGTGATTTGagttatattaatattattttatcccatcatttgttggtttgacacccaaacaaattggcgccgttgccggggatacggtagtactaattgtttatgccaagATCTTTTCACACAGGTACACCTTTACCAGTTGATTTGGAAATAGAGAAATCTACTAAACAGAGAAGGAAGCAAGCCAGACTTTTAAAGAAACAACAACAATCCAGAGCTTCTTCATCAAATCCATCAACTACATCCTCTCCAACATCCAAAAGTATCACCCCACCATCTTCACCTACTCCTACCATGGCAGACAACCATGGAGGACATCAAAATCCTCCACATCCACCACCTGAACAAACCTTTAGACAATGGGCTACTCAAGATGTCACCCAACAACCTTTGTGCATAAATTACCCTGCAGCAATAAACTTTGAACTCAAGTCTGGACTCATCCATTTGTTACCCAcataaattccttaaggaatttcatGTTGTTTGTGTGGGTATGAAGCCACATGAAGTCACAGAAGATCAAATCAAGTTAAGGGAATTCCCCTTTGCTTTACAAGATTCAGCCAAGGAGTGGTTGTATGATTTACTACCGGGGTCAGTCACAACATGGAATGAACTTGCAAGGATGTTTCTGGATAAATATTTTCCCGAAATGAGAGCTTCAGCTTTACGCAGAGAGATAATTGGAATCAAGCAACAAAAGAGAGAAGCCTTGCATACTTATTGGGAACGGTTCAAGAAACTGTGCTCAAAATGTCCACAACATGGGATTACCGAGTATCAATTGTTGTAGTATTTTTGTGAAGGAATGTCATCTTGGGATAGGAGATTACTTAATGCATCAAGTGGTGGATCTATAGCTGATAAGACTCCAACAGAAATTAGAGTTCTTATCAAGAACATGGCAGAAGAGTCCAAGCATACAgtccaagaagaagaatggtacaTGGATGCACCCCGAGGTGTAAAGGAGGTCCAAACTCCTCAAATTGAAGCTCAATTGTCCGAACTTACGAAAGTGGTTATGATGCTAGCCAAAGACAAAGGTGTGCAACCCACACCCCGTCCATGTGGTATTTGTACTCAAGTGGGGCATCCAACCGACATGTGCCCTCAACTTCAAGAGGAAGATTATGAAGAAGCAAAAGTCATGGGAGGTTTTCTTAGGTCTAGTCAAAGGGGATATGAGCAGCCACTAGGTGATCAAAGATGGAACAACAATCAAGGTTGGGGAGGAAATCAACAAGGGAACTATCAACCAAGTCAACCACATCAATACCAACAAAGACCACCTTTTCCACCACAAAACTTTCAGCCAAGGCAACCACAACACCCTCCTCAACAAGCGGGTTCATCAAGTATGTCTTTAGAGGACATAGTAAAAAGTTTGGCAACTAGTACAAAAGCTTTCCAACAAGAGACAAGAGCAAGCATAAAGAACTTAGAGAAACAAGTTTCACAGCTTGCTATTTCCGTAAGCAAACTAGAATCTCAAGGAAAGTTGCCTGCCCAAACTGAAGCAAACCCAAGGCACAATGTGTGTGCCATCACATTGAGAGGCGGGAAAAGCTATGATGGTCCAAAATTTTCGGTTGATCAAAAAGAAGATGAAATAGTGGTTGAAGAGGCAACCAAAGAAGAGAAGGAGGAAGAGAAAACAAGCGAAAAGAAGCCTTTCATCGTCGAGTCCAAAGTCACACCTGCTCCATTTCCCGAAAGATTAAAGAGCACGAAGAAAGAACGGGAGGAGAATGACATCATGcaaatgttcaagagagttcaaatCAACATTCCACTCCTCGAGGTCATCAAGCAGGTACCTAGATACGCAAGGTTCCTTAAGGATCTTTGTGTatctaaaaagaaattaaaaggaaaTCAAGTCGTAACGGTTGGGGAGCATGTATTCGCGGTTTTGCAAAAGAGGATGCCCCCAAAGTGCAAGGATCCCGGTGTCTTTACCGTGCCTTGCAAGTTGGGAAATCTTTATGTACCCCGAGCTATGCTTGATCTAGGTGCATCTGTAAATGTCCTACCATGTTCTCTTTTCAAATCAATTGGTGTAGGAACATTGAGCAAAACCGGTGTGATCATCCAACTTGCTGATCGGTCTTTGGTACACCCAAAGGGAGTATTAGAGGACGTGTTAGTGCAAGTTGATGAATTTGTCTTCCCGGCTGATTTTTATGTCTTAGATATGGGAGACGATGACTCTCCAAGTTCAAGTTCCATTCTTTTGGGTAGACCTTTTCTTAAAACTTCTAAAACAAAAATCGATGTCTACAATGGAACCTTGAGTATGGAATTTGATGGTGAACTTATCAACTTCAATGTGCATGAAGCAAAAAAGACTCCTTTTGATGTTCAATCTGTTAATTTTGTCAATTTGATCCATCCATCAACAAAAAAGGGTTTGAACTTGTCTAACAATGAATTTCTGGAGTTAGTTTTGTCACGAAAACTAGACAGGGACAAAGCCAAAGAGCTTGCAAAGAAGTTTGATATGGATAATGAAGTGTTGGAGATTTTAGAGTTTATTGATGACAAGAAGCATGTGAggagttatgatatgttagagaGTCCCACGTATCGAGACTGAAGCACAAATAGTTGGGGTCCAAGTCGAGTCAACGACATTAAAAAGGGGCGgctaaccgggaggcaacccgggggtatttttgtcatttcgtatattttcattgtattttctttattttcaaaCTTCCAAGTTGTTTTTCATGCTAAAAAAGGGTTAAAAATCATTTTTCGGGTAGTAGAGGTTTAGCGGGTTGCAATTTCAAAAAGTGAAAAAAATCAAGTATTTTGGCTTTCTCAgaagtttacacggccgtgtaaactaATGCCTTgcatttacacgggccgtgtaaacgattGAACACGGGTTTTATGATTCAgggatttacacggccgtgtaaacccTCCCCTTTGATTTACACGGGCCATGTAAACGCAAAAACAGGGCTGAACGATTTTAAGGTCAAATCTCGATTTTTCTAACTCATTCTTCACTCAATATCTGCGATTCCCTCTCTCCCTACTGCCTCCTTCGAAAAAAACCTTCCAAATACTCAATCTTCCTCAACTTTGCATAAAAAATCAAGCTCCAAGGTATGAAATTCTTCccttttcttcatcttctttatcTTTCACATCTATTTCAACCTCTCATGGCCGAttttggggtttttgagcaaaaccctagaatttttgaACCTCAAAATTTCGACCTAATGCTTGAAATTTCTTGTAGGATAATCTTGGGGATAGCTTGGGGAAGCATTGGATATCATCTTACCACCATTATCAAGCACAAATTGGTATAATTGTTCCACACTCTTACTTTGTGCATTTAGATAGAACCTCatttttttgggtgattttttttGTGAGACTTGCTAGTTCTTGTGCTTCTATTGTCTTAATTGTGTGCAACTCTTTGTTGATTCATTTGGGTAATGGCTTCTCGGGGTAAAAGACCTAGAATTGGAACTTCACGAGATGAACAAGACCCACACCCCATGGACAACCCTTATGAATTTGGTCTATTTTTTAGACCAATAGACAAGAGTTATTGTATGCAAATCTTGTTACAAGAACCATGGGTGCTCAAAAATTTGTGGATATCCAAACCCTCAAAGATTTGCATATCTATAAGGGTGTCCACAAGCTCTTTAAAAACATAGGATGGGAGGGTCTTTTGAATCTTCATGCAGTTAGTTACCAAACACCGATGTTGGAACTTTTGTCTTCGATTACCTTTGACTATCAAACTCATCTCCTGACTTTCCGTTTGCTCAATCAAACCCATCAGTTTCATGCTGACATTCTCTGTGATATGATTGGTGCTCCCGAAGCAAAAAGGGATGTATACACAGCAAAGGgcagaaaaaatatcatttttgagcAAAACTGTACACATATTTGGAGAAGCATTTCTTGTGAGTATGATTATCAGTCAGGAACAGCCAAAGCTTCTAGCATTATCCATCCGGTCTTGAAAGTCGCCC
The genomic region above belongs to Lactuca sativa cultivar Salinas chromosome 4, Lsat_Salinas_v11, whole genome shotgun sequence and contains:
- the LOC128133504 gene encoding uncharacterized protein LOC128133504, whose amino-acid sequence is MSSWDRRLLNASSGGSIADKTPTEIRVLIKNMAEESKHTVQEEEWYMDAPRGVKEVQTPQIEAQLSELTKVVMMLAKDKGVQPTPRPCGICTQVGHPTDMCPQLQEEDYEEAKVMGGFLRSSQRGYEQPLGDQRWNNNQGWGGNQQGNYQPSQPHQYQQRPPFPPQNFQPRQPQHPPQQAGSSSMSLEDIVKSLATSTKAFQQETRASIKNLEKQVSQLAISVSKLESQGKLPAQTEANPRHNVCAITLRGGKSYDGPKFSVDQKEDEIVVEEATKEEKEEEKTSEKKPFIVESKVTPAPFPERLKSTKKEREENDIMQMFKRVQINIPLLEVIKQVPRYARFLKDLCVSKKKLKGNQVVTVGEHVFAVLQKRMPPKCKDPGVFTVPCKLGNLYVPRAMLDLGASVNVLPCSLFKSIGVGTLSKTGVIIQLADRSLVHPKGVLEDVLVQVDEFVFPADFYVLDMGDDDSPSSSSILLGRPFLKTSKTKIDVYNGTLSMEFDGELINFNVHEAKKTPFDVQSVNFVNLIHPSTKKGLNLSNNEFLELVLSRKLDRDKAKELAKKFDMDNEVLEILEFIDDKKHVRSYDMLESPTYRD